Within Actinoplanes sp. L3-i22, the genomic segment AGCTGGTCGGCACGCACGAGGTGACCGGGGCGCAGGCGTCGGCGCCCTTCATCGGCGTGCTGCGCACGCGGGACGGGCTGCTCGCCGGCTGGCGGGAGTATCAGCACACGATGGCGATCGCGGCCGCCTTGTCCACATGAGAGTTCTGTCTTGGTCGGCAGTGCGAGTTGTCCCTGCGTTCCCGAACAGCTCTGAGTGCCGGCTGGGTCGGGAGGCGCGGGGCCGGCTGGGCCGGGAGGCGCGGGGGCGGCTGGGCCGGGAGGCGCGGGGGCGGCTGGGCCGGGAGGCGCGGCTGGGTCGGGACCGCAGGGGCGGCTCGCGGGGTCCTTTGAAACCGCGACCACCCGCGGACGTCGCCCTGGAGGGCCTCGCGTTTTTGGGCGCCCCGCGCCCTGCGGGGCCCGGAAGGGTCCCCGCGGGAGCGACGATCAGTTATTGGCCGCAGCCGAGGCAAGAAAGGGCTTGATCTTGATCTTCATGAAAGCCCCGAAACCGGGCGTCCGGCACGCCGTTGTGCCGGACACCTGGAGATTTGTCCGGTGGCGGAACACCTGTCGTGTTCCGCCACCGGAGCCACCGGCAGCTCCGGAGACGGCAACCTCCGGGCTCGCCCAGGCCCCGAGAGCGGCCTGGAACAGCGGCGGGATGAGGTCAGCTCTTCGCGATCGCCTTGCGGTAATCGCTGTTGAGGCGGCCGATCAGGCTCAGCGGGATGCCCTTCGGGCAGACCTCCGCGCACTCGCCCATGTTGGTGCAACCGCCGAAGCCGGCGTCGTCCTGCGCCTGGAGCATGTCGATCGCGCGGCTGTCCCGCTCGGGCTGGCCCTGGGGCATCAGGCCGAGGTGGGTGATCTTCGCGGCGGTGAACAGCATCGACGAGCCGTTCGGGCAGGCGGCCACGCAGGCGCCGCAGCCGATGCAGGTGGCCGCCTCGAACGCGGCGTCCGCGTCCTTCTTCGGCACCGGAGCGGCGTGGGCGTCCGGCGCGGTGCCGGTCGGGGCGCTGATGTAACCGCCCGCCTGGATGATCTTGTCGAAGGCGGTCCGGTCGACGATCAGGTCCTTGATCACCGGGAAGGCGGCGGCGCGCCACGGCTCGACGTCGATCACGTCGCCGTCGTTGAACTTGCGCATGTGCAGCTGGCAGGTGGTGGTGGCCTTCTCCGGGCCGTGCGCCACACCGTTGATCACCATGCTGCACGCGCCGCAGATGCCCTCGCGGCAGTCGTGGTCGAACGCGATCGGGTCGTCGCCGTCGAGGATCAGCTTCTCGTTCAGGACGTCGATCATCTCGAGGAACGACGCGTCCGGGGAGATGTCCTTCACGTCGTAGGCGACCATGCGGCCCCGGTCGTCGGGACCGGACTGACGCCACACCCGTACCTTGATGTCCATTACTTGTAGCTCCGCGTGCTCGGGTGGACGTATTCGAAAACGAGCTCTTCCTTGTGCAGGGTGGGCTTGCCGTCGGCGCCGAAGTACTCCCACGCCGCGGCGTAGCCGAACTCGTCGTCGTGGCGCAGCGCCTCGCCGTCCGGGGTCTGCGACTCGGCCCGGAAGTGACCGCCGCACGACTCCCGCCGGTGCAGCGCGTCGATGCACATCAGCTCGCCGAGCTCGATGAAGTCGGCGACCCGGCCGGCCTTCTCCAGGTTCTGGTTGAGCTCCTCGCCCTTACCGGGCACCTTGACCCGGGTCCAGAACTCCTCCTTGAGCGCCCGGATCAGGCCGATCGCCTTGGTCAGGCCCTCCTCGGAGCGCTCCATGCCGCAGTACTCCCACATGATGTGGCCGAGCTCGCGGTGGAAGGAGCCGACCGTCCGGTCGCCGTCGATCGACAGGAACTTGGCGATCCGGTCCTCGACCTCCTTGCGGGCGTCGACGACGGCCGCGTCGGTGGTGGAGACCTTCGGGAACGGGCCGGCCGCCAGGTAGTTGTTGATCGTGTTCGGCAGCACGAAGTAGCCGTCCGCCAGGCCCTGCATCAGCGCGGACGCGCCGAGCCGGTTGGCGCCGTGGTCGGAGAAGTTCGCCTCGCCGACCACGAACAGGCCGGGCACGGTGGACTGCAGGTCGTAGTCGACCCAGAGCCCGCCCATCGTGTAGTGCACGGCGGGGTAGATGCGCATCGGCGTCTGGTACGGGTCGTCGCCGGTGATCCGCTCGTACATCTCGAAGAGGTTGCCGTACTTAGCCTCGACCGCGGGCTGCCCCAGCCGCTTGATCGCGTCGGCGAAGTCCAGGTAGACGCCGAGCCCGCCGGGGCCGACACCGCGGCCCTCGTCGCAGACGTTCTTGGCGGCCCGGGACGCGATGTCCCGCGGCACCAGGTTGCCGAACGACGGGTAGATGCGCTCCAGGTAGTAGTCGCGCTCGTCCTCGGGGATGTCGGCGGCGCGGCGGGTGTCCTTCTGCGCCTTCGGCACCCAGACCCGGCCGTCGTTACGCAGCGACTCGGACATCAGGGTCAGCTTCGACTGGTGCGAGCCGGACTCCGGGATGCAGGTCGGGTGGATCTGCGTGTAGCAGGGGTTCGCGAACAGCGCGCCCTTGCGGTGCGCCCGCCACGACGCCGTGACGTTGCAGCCCTTGGCGTTGGTGGACAGGAAGAACACGTTGCCGTAGCCGCCGGAGGCGAGCACCACGGCGTCGGCCAGCTCGGTGGTGATCTCGCCGGTGACCATGTCCCGGACCACGATGCCGCGGGCCTTGCCCTCGACCAGGATCACCTCGAGCATCTCGTGCCGGGCGTTCATCTCGACGTTGCCGAGCCCGATCTGCCGCTCCAGGGCCTGGTACGCGCCGAGCAGCAGCTGCTGACCGGTCTGGCCCCGGGCGTAGAACGTGCGGGACACCTGGGTGCCGCCGAACGAGCGGTTGTCGAGCAGGCCGCCGTACTCGCGGGCGAACGGGACGCCCTGCGCCACGGCCTGGTCGATGATGTTCACCGACTCCTGGGCCAGCCGGTACACGTTGGACTCGCGGGCACGGAAGTCGCCGCCCTTGACCGTGTCGTAGAACAGCCGGTAGACGGAGTCACCGTCGTTGCGGTAGTTCTTCGCGGCGTTGATGCCACCCTGCGCGGCGATCGAGTGCGCGCGGCGCGGGCTGTCCTGGTAGCAGTACGACTTGACGTGGTAACCCTGCTCGGCCAGCGTCGCCGCCGCG encodes:
- a CDS encoding fumarate reductase/succinate dehydrogenase flavoprotein subunit, which encodes MTETDFWKEGDPVVDKAAPDGPIETRWERRKFSAKLVNPANRRKLTIIVVGTGLAGGSAAATLAEQGYHVKSYCYQDSPRRAHSIAAQGGINAAKNYRNDGDSVYRLFYDTVKGGDFRARESNVYRLAQESVNIIDQAVAQGVPFAREYGGLLDNRSFGGTQVSRTFYARGQTGQQLLLGAYQALERQIGLGNVEMNARHEMLEVILVEGKARGIVVRDMVTGEITTELADAVVLASGGYGNVFFLSTNAKGCNVTASWRAHRKGALFANPCYTQIHPTCIPESGSHQSKLTLMSESLRNDGRVWVPKAQKDTRRAADIPEDERDYYLERIYPSFGNLVPRDIASRAAKNVCDEGRGVGPGGLGVYLDFADAIKRLGQPAVEAKYGNLFEMYERITGDDPYQTPMRIYPAVHYTMGGLWVDYDLQSTVPGLFVVGEANFSDHGANRLGASALMQGLADGYFVLPNTINNYLAAGPFPKVSTTDAAVVDARKEVEDRIAKFLSIDGDRTVGSFHRELGHIMWEYCGMERSEEGLTKAIGLIRALKEEFWTRVKVPGKGEELNQNLEKAGRVADFIELGELMCIDALHRRESCGGHFRAESQTPDGEALRHDDEFGYAAAWEYFGADGKPTLHKEELVFEYVHPSTRSYK
- a CDS encoding succinate dehydrogenase/fumarate reductase iron-sulfur subunit → MDIKVRVWRQSGPDDRGRMVAYDVKDISPDASFLEMIDVLNEKLILDGDDPIAFDHDCREGICGACSMVINGVAHGPEKATTTCQLHMRKFNDGDVIDVEPWRAAAFPVIKDLIVDRTAFDKIIQAGGYISAPTGTAPDAHAAPVPKKDADAAFEAATCIGCGACVAACPNGSSMLFTAAKITHLGLMPQGQPERDSRAIDMLQAQDDAGFGGCTNMGECAEVCPKGIPLSLIGRLNSDYRKAIAKS